A segment of the Actinomyces sp. oral taxon 171 str. F0337 genome:
GGTGTGCGGTTGGTGTCGACGTCGGAGAACATCGACCAGACGCCTGGCGGCATGCTGCTGCACGGCATCATGAGCAGCATCGCGGAGTTCTACAGCCGCAACCTGGCCAATGAGGTCATGAAGGGGATGGGAGAAAAGGCCAGGAATGGCGGGACGCTGGGCAAGGCACCACTCGGTTACCTCAACGTGCGTGCAAGGGACGAGAACGGGAGAGAAAACCGCACCATCGCCCTGGATGAGGAGCGGGCACCACTCATCCGGCTAGCGTTTACGGAGTATGCGACCGGTAACTGGACGGTGCGGCAACTGGCCGACCATCTCAACACCGTCGGCCTGAACATCCCGCCCACGCCGCGGCGCTGCGCCAAGCCCATCACGGCAACGCGCCTACAAGAGATCCTGCGCCACCCCTACTACAAAGGCATCGTCACCTTCCAGGGCGTGGAGTACCCCGGCAAGCACGAGCCGCTGGTAGATAGCCAGACCTGGCAGACCGTGCAGACCATCCTGGCCTCACGGCGCTATGGGGAGCGCCAGCGCATCCACAACCACTTCCTCAAGAGCACCGTTGTCTGCGGCCACTGCGGTGCCCGCCTGTCTGTCCAGAATGCCAAGAACAGCAAGGGCACCATCTACCCCTACTTCGTCTGCGCCCGCCGCTGCCGCCTGCACGACTGCGCCTTCACCGCCGTGCTCATCGACGTCGTCGAAGACCGGATGAGTGACGTCTACCAAACCATCCAGCTCAGTGCGGAGGACAGAACGCAGATTGAGCACTACCTCCACGACGAGCTGGCTCAGATAGAAGGGGACAAGGCCAAGGCAGTGCGCTCCCTCACTACCCGGCGCACCAACATCGAGGACAGACGCCGCCGTCTCCTCCACGCCCACTACGAAGGCGCGGTGCCGCTTGACCTCCTCAAGGAGGAACAGGCTGAGCTGTCCACCGAGCTGAACCAGATCGAGCGCCAGCTGGCCGCCTACCAGGCCGACGCCGCTGAAGTCCGCCAGCACCTCACCCAAGCCCTTGACCTCCTCGAAGACTGCCACCGCCTCTACA
Coding sequences within it:
- a CDS encoding recombinase family protein; the encoded protein is MAAQLTPKRAVSYIRVSTREQAQRGGSEEGFSLPAQREANKRKAQSMGALVVKEFADRGESARSANRPELQKMLAYLKEDGGIDYVIVHKLDRLARNRADDVEINRAFEEAGVRLVSTSENIDQTPGGMLLHGIMSSIAEFYSRNLANEVMKGMGEKARNGGTLGKAPLGYLNVRARDENGRENRTIALDEERAPLIRLAFTEYATGNWTVRQLADHLNTVGLNIPPTPRRCAKPITATRLQEILRHPYYKGIVTFQGVEYPGKHEPLVDSQTWQTVQTILASRRYGERQRIHNHFLKSTVVCGHCGARLSVQNAKNSKGTIYPYFVCARRCRLHDCAFTAVLIDVVEDRMSDVYQTIQLSAEDRTQIEHYLHDELAQIEGDKAKAVRSLTTRRTNIEDRRRRLLHAHYEGAVPLDLLKEEQAELSTELNQIERQLAAYQADAAEVRQHLTQALDLLEDCHRLYSAAPAHLKKLLNQVFFERVLVNPRVDEEGRVILPSTGDGTTDSGKQLGKGAADKLSTPLSAAPGHDKTAGRRDAGAHDERHSTGEGTGDVSGGGAADADTPALTSRPIHLADTGSGARLSALLTSPFDQLASPGLHAAAHAHYLQHLAQPDKPTTPPTADDTLMSSTTRTTPTLVGERCSSSETTSQTFLTGVGSGKSLLVPPVGLEPTTLRF